A single window of Candidatus Omnitrophota bacterium DNA harbors:
- a CDS encoding type I glyceraldehyde-3-phosphate dehydrogenase, with amino-acid sequence MLHYNTDPLVSKDFTGNPHSCIFDAPLTADIDKTLVKT; translated from the coding sequence ATACTGCATTACAACACCGACCCGCTCGTCTCCAAGGATTTCACCGGCAACCCGCACTCGTGCATCTTCGACGCGCCGCTTACGGCGGACATCGACAAGACGCTGGTCAAGAC